One region of Solea senegalensis isolate Sse05_10M linkage group LG14, IFAPA_SoseM_1, whole genome shotgun sequence genomic DNA includes:
- the s1pr3a gene encoding sphingosine 1-phosphate receptor 3a, with amino-acid sequence MTKEGAGMAGSMENTVEVGMNLVIVSHYNHSGKWNRPRSNGVCKMAVLLFICVLIVLENMMVLLALWRNKRFHSRMYFLIGNLALSDMLAGVAYVVNIFTSGRNTYFLTPIQWLAREGSMFVALSASTFSLLAIGIERHMTMVRLRPCETAGRGRLLGLLAACWFVSVLLSALPSLGWNCLNNLASCSTVLPLYAKSYVAFCISVFSALLVAIIILYIRIYQLVTSSGRRVSSRPSERSLALLRTVVIVLGLFVMCWAPLFLLLLLDVGCSPTQCPVLYQVDWFIALAVLNSALNPLIYTLSSREMRAAFLRVLCCCQTSLESSGTPVVGNLHLGTVIPTVENSKTSLGGGGGSGAGKSTLQRGKVATPMNSENKHGDPSGTAVAHHSGPADLLSAVLVKAGALPPLSKF; translated from the coding sequence ATGACAAAGGAAGGGGCGGGAATGGCAGGCAGTATGGAAAACACAGTGGAGGTAGGGATGAATCTGGTCATCGTCAGCCACTACAACCACTCAGGGAAGTGGAACCGGCCTCGCAGCAACGGGGTCTGTAAGATGGCTGTGCTGctcttcatctgtgtgttgATTGTCCTGGAGAACATGATGGTGCTGCTTGCTCTCTGGAGGAACAAGCGCTTCCACAGCCGCATGTATTTCCTCATTGGGAACCTTGCGCTGTCAGACATGCTCGCTGGTGTGGCCTATGTTGTCAATATCTTTACGTCAGGACGCAATACGTACTTCCTGACACCGATACAGTGGCTGGCTAGAGAAGGGAGCATGTTTGTGGCCCTCAGTGCGTCCACGTTCAGCCTTCTGGCCATTGGGATCGAGAGACACATGACTATGGTGCGTCTGCGTCCATGTGAGACGGCAGGTCGAGGGAGACTATTAGGACTGCTGGCAGCCTGCTGGTTTGTGTCGGTGCTGCTGAGCGCTCTGCCCAGCCTAGGGTGGAACTGCCTGAACAATCTGGCCTCTTGCTCCACAGTGCTGCCACTCTATGCTAAGAGTTATGTGGCCTTCTGCATCAGCGTCTTCAGTGCCCTCTTGGTGGCCATCATCATCCTCTACATCAGGATCTATCAACTGGTGACCTCCAGCGGTCGCAGGGTGAGCAGTCGGCCTTCAGAGCGCTCGCTGGCTCTGCTGCGGACAGTGGTTATTGTTCTTGGATTGTTCGTCATGTGCTGGGCCCCACTTTTCCTCCTGTTGCTGCTGGATGTGGGGTGCAGCCCAACTCAGTGCCCTGTGCTCTACCAGGTGGACTGGTTCATCGCCTTGGCTGTGCTCAACTCTGCCCTCAATCCTCTGATATACACTCTGTCCAGCAGGGAGATGAGGGCTGCCTTCCTCCGAGTGCTGTGCTGCTGTCAGACCAGTTTGGAGTCTTCTGGGACTCCTGTGGTGGGAAACCTCCACCTGGGCACAGTCATACCCACAGTGGAAAATAGTAAGACCAGTTTGGGTGGAGGAGGGGGCAGTGGGGCGGGCAAGTCCACGCTACAAAGGGGAAAGGTTGCCACACCTATGAACTCTGAAAACAAGCATGGAGATCCCTCTGGCACTGCTGTGGCGCACCACTCTGGACCTGCAGACCTGCTCTCAGCTGTGTTGGTGAAGGCAGGGGCGCTGCCGCCCCTCAGCAAATTCTGA